Proteins found in one Miscanthus floridulus cultivar M001 chromosome 4, ASM1932011v1, whole genome shotgun sequence genomic segment:
- the LOC136549588 gene encoding L-type lectin-domain containing receptor kinase SIT2-like, with protein sequence MHQMKHRSFLCFIFSLVFTFSDFAASDDQFVYNGFAGVNLTLDGNALVTPDGLLELTNDTLNLGHAFYPTPLSFNQQPNGTVQSFSVSFVFAILSVHADISADGMAFFVAPTKNLSNTWAQYIGLLNSGNDGNTSNHMFAVELDTTQNDEFKDIDNNHVGININSLTSLQAHHTGYYEDNSGSFSNLTLISGKAMQVWADYDGETTQIEVKLAPVGAAKPVRPLLSAVNNLSLILKDKSYIGFSATTGAISTRHCVLGWSFAMNGPAPAIDISKLPKLPRLGPKPRSMVLEITLPIATGLFVLAVGLLIVLLVYRRLRYKEVKEDWEVEFGPHRFSFKDLFHATGGFRKKNLLGVGGFGKVYKGVLPKSKVEVAVKRVSHESRQGMKEFIAEVVSIGRLRHRNIVPLLGYCRRQGELLLVYDYMSNGSLNKYLYSEGGQPTLSWAQRFHIIKGVAFGLFYLHEKWEKVVIHRDIKPSNILLDSEMNGRIGDFGLSRLYDHGTDPQTTHMVGTMGYLAPELVRSGKASPSTDVFAFGILLLEITCAQRPVKKNAQGGQHTLMDWVLEHWHNGLLTETVDPRLKNDYNFNECFLVLNLGLLCSHPFISARPTMRQVMQYLEGDTPIPELTSAHFSFTMQALTQDEGFESPNMLHPPLTTSIGTFSSLSGGR encoded by the coding sequence ATGCATCAGATGAAGCATAGGTCCTTCTTGTGCTTCATCTTCTCCCTTGTCTTTACCTTTTCAGATTTTGCAGCTAGTGATGATCAGTTTGTATACAATGGCTTTGCCGGAGTTAACCTCACCCTTGATGGCAACGCCTTGGTCACACCAGACGGCCTCCTTGAGCTCACCAATGATACACTCAATCTAGGCCACGCATTTTACCCTACTCCATTGAGCTTCAACCAGCAGCCTAACGGCACTGTGCAATCCTTCTCCGTCTCCTTTGTGTTTGCAATCCTCTCTGTCCATGCTGACATTAGTGCCGATGGCATGGCTTTCTTTGTTGCCCCAACCAAGAACCTCTCAAACACATGGGCGCAGTACATAGGCCTCCTTAACAGCGGCAACGATGGCAACACGAGCAACCACATGTTCGCTGTCGAGCTTGATACTACCCAAAACGATGAATTCAAGGACATCGACAACAACCACGTTGGCATCAACATCAATAGTCTCACTTCTTTGCAAGCCCATCATACTGGATACTATGAAGACAATAGTGGTTCCTTCAGTAACCTGACTCTGATTAGTGGGAAGGCAATGCAGGTGTGGGCAGACTACGATGGAGAGACCACACAGATTGAAGTGAAATTAGCTCCTGTGGGAGCAGCCAAACCTGTAAGACCTCTTCTTTCAGCTGTCAATAATCTCTCATTGATTCTCAAAGATAAGTCCTATATCGGTTTTTCGGCAACAACTGGTGCAATAAGCACACGACACTGTGTTCTTGGCTGGAGCTTTGCTATGAATGGACCTGCCCCAGCCATTGATATATCCAAGCTGCCAAAGCTACCACGACTTGGCCCCAAACCCCGTTCCATGGTCCTAGAGATCACCCTGCCTATAGCCACTGGATTATTTGTCCTTGCTGTTGGGCTTCTCATTGTCCTACTTGTTTATAGAAGATTAAGGTATAAGGAGGTAAAGGAAGATTGGGAAGTTGAGTTTGGGCCACACCGATTCTCATTCAAGGATTTATTCCATGCCACAGGTGGGTTCAGGAAAAAGAATCTACTTGGTGTGGGtggttttggaaaagtctacaaaGGGGTCCTTCCAAAGTCCAAAGTTGAGGTTGCTGTGAAGAGGGTGTCCCATGAATCTAGGCAAGGGATGAAAGAGTTCATTGCTGAAGTTGTTAGTATTGGTCGGCTTCGACACCGCAACATTGTCCCTCTACTTGGCTATTGTAGGCGACAAGGTGAACTTCTTTTGGTGTATGACTACATGTCAAATGGCAGTCTCAATAAGTATTTGTACTCAGAAGGTGGCCAACCAACATTGAGTTGGGCACAGAGATTCCACATCATCAAGGGTGTTGCATTTGGGTTGTTCTACCTCCATGAGAAGTGGGAGAAAGTTGTCATCCACCGAGACATCAAGCCAAGCAATATACTCCTTGATAGTGAAATGAATGGAAGAATAGGTGACTTTGGTCTTTCAAGGTTGTATGATCATGGCACTGATCCACAAACCACACATATGGTTGGAACCATGGGTTACCTAGCCCCAGAGTTGGTACGCTCAGGTAAAGCATCCCCATCGACAGACGTGTTCGCCTTTGGCATACTTCTTCTCGAGATCACTTGTGCCCAAAGGCCTGTTAAGAAAAATGCACAAGGTGGCCAACATACATTGATGGATTGGGTTTTAGAGCACTGGCATAATGGGTTGCTAACTGAGACAGTAGACCCAAGACTCAAAAATGATTATAACTTCAATGAGTGCTTCCTAGTTCTGAATCTGGGACTTTTATGCTCACATCCATTTATTAGTGCAAGACCCACCATGCGGCAAGTGATGCAGTACCTCGAAGGTGATACACCAATACCAGAGCTGACATCAGCACATTTCAGCTTCACTATGCAGGCCTTAACTCAGGACGAAGGATTTGAATCACCTAACATGTTGCATCCACCATTAACTACAAGTATTGGCACATTTTCGAGTCTCTCAGGAGGAAGATGA